AAATCCGCAGAATGTAGCAATATACCATATCATAACAAAGAACAGAACTAGTATAGAAGCCCTACGAATTGCCATCACTTGAATTAGAGAGCATTTCATCAGATTCAAACCCACTATCATAATTATTGTCTTGAGTCTCTGGCGAATTGTTTTCTGAAATTGCAAGACCAGCTTTTAGAATATCTTTCAAGTCATCTAAAACATAAGGTTCAATCAATTTCCAGAACCATGAGGAATTGCTTCCCAGAAAACCAATCCAAAACACTCTTCCCCTCTGCTTTACCCTGCAGTCAAAGGATTTTGCCTTCAATGCTTTGACAACCTTCTCAGCACTCTCAGGATTTCCCTTCAGCTTTAACAAAATGTCCCCCGAAGAAGTTCTGTGGCCCCCATACATATACCAGTATGCTAGAGCACGTGGCGACAGCCACCGATGGATTAGCTTTGGGATCATGGGCCTGCCTTTTGGCCAAAACTGGTCAGCATAGAAACCAAAATAAGAGTGCGAGATGGTACAAAATCTATATGGTATATCCCCGCTGTCTTCACTTTGCCTACATGAAGGATGTAACCACTCATGGTACTCGTCATGTATATGCCTCTTCAAAACAGAATGTGTGCTGGAATTCTCACTAAATTCAAAACGAAGCATGTGATTCTTCCTCTCTTCATCTGATTCAATCCGCAAACCACCTAACAGCAAACCCACTAAAACCTCTCGCTGTTCTTTGCTTAGCTTCAAGCTTACTGGTTTCTTAACCACTTTCCTGCTCAAACTCAAGACATAATCAAGCTTTTCCATCAATGGGGAATCAATATCATATTTCTTCTGGCACATCAGATCATATATCTTCTCTGCCTTCACATATTCTCCAGAAGACAGGTATCCCCTTAAAATGGTGTTGCACGATCGAGTGTGAACACTGATTGCCCCATCACTTAGCATTTGATTAAAGACCTCCTCAGCTTTGTCAAGATTTCCAGCATTCACCAAAGAATCCAAGTATATACTGTAAATGGTACGGTTAGGTCGACATTTCTCAAGGCACTGAGAGAAGGCTAATTCCAACTTATCATGAAGGCTCAAGCTGAAATACATACTCATCATATCAATATAAGATGGCGTTAGTGGCTTCAACTTACTGTTTATGAATTCTATCATGAGGGATTCAGCAAGTTCAACTTCTTGAGCTTTACATAAAATCTCTATGATTTTATGATGTGCTGCGACATTGGTGGAACCCAATTGTTCCTGCATCTCCCTGAATATCTCCAAAGATTTCATAGGTTCTCCAATCTTTGAATAGGCTTCCATTTTATACACAAAAGCCTGAGATGGGATACCACCTTCACAATGGAGCAGTTTGAGCCATGCTTTTTCTGCATCCTCCACATCACCCTCCTTTGAGCAGGCTCTCAAGAAAGACACGAGCACTTCTCTGCCCTCCTCAATTCCTGCATCTCGCATTTCCTTCCTTAATGATGCAATCCTTTTTTTATCAATGGTGTCCTGATAGCTGTGTAGCCAAATAAGACCACCGTAGATATCCTTATGTATCTCCAGTCCACTTGTTACCACGTTGTGAAAAATAAACTCAGCCTGTTTTAGATAATGCTTTGAAGAGGCTCCTGGTTGGCTTACAAGAGCTCTAAATAGGGAATTATGCAAGCTAAGTCTAGGCCGGTAACCTCCCAACTGAATCATACGATTGTAAATGCTACATGCTTCCTCCAAACATCCTTGAATGGTTGAACTAAGATAGGCAACAATTAATACATGGAATGTAGATTCACAAGGGACACGTCCCTGGTTGATTATATCATTGAATATCTCACGACATTTTGAGAATTTTCGCTCCTTACCCATGTAATCAGCTAGCTTGGTAGCAAGagcaaaatcaaatttataCCAATGTTGTTGCATCATCCATTTGTATACCttgggaagaaagaaaaggaaaaaaaaaaggtttagaaGACAACTCAAGTTTAGGGTGCCAATCTAggatgcattaaaaaaaataaataaataaaaagcatttttattcttgataaaaccatgaaaaataaaaacacagaatcattttattaaaaaaacgcACAAACTTCTGGGGTTGAAACTAGATGGTAGACAGGCTCCAAAAAATTTTTCCCCTTAAGTACTTCAAACTTGTAATGTTGGCTATAAAATTAAGTAGATTGGCTCCAAACTCACAAACAGCATGTCTTCCTAATTCAAACATTAAATGAGAAATAACTTGATGCATATGATAACATGTCAAGGACTTCTTTT
This portion of the Castanea sativa cultivar Marrone di Chiusa Pesio chromosome 7, ASM4071231v1 genome encodes:
- the LOC142641997 gene encoding pentatricopeptide repeat-containing protein At2g15820, chloroplastic; the encoded protein is MFVSRAQELSPCSSSTLTFTSSCTFLSTLCSSNPFLSFPMRSSLSFLRSLSLSLSHQQPHHFHRHFFFRAISTPLSSSSPKPQKYFPRLAAASASSSHSTFVEHLACEPETNENWDFNNSSESEAAFDFDKNDGSLDLKHLPALSLDVKELEELPEQWRRSKLAWLCKELPAHKAGTLVRILNAQKKWMRQADATYVAVHCMRIRENEAGFKVYKWMMQQHWYKFDFALATKLADYMGKERKFSKCREIFNDIINQGRVPCESTFHVLIVAYLSSTIQGCLEEACSIYNRMIQLGGYRPRLSLHNSLFRALVSQPGASSKHYLKQAEFIFHNVVTSGLEIHKDIYGGLIWLHSYQDTIDKKRIASLRKEMRDAGIEEGREVLVSFLRACSKEGDVEDAEKAWLKLLHCEGGIPSQAFVYKMEAYSKIGEPMKSLEIFREMQEQLGSTNVAAHHKIIEILCKAQEVELAESLMIEFINSKLKPLTPSYIDMMSMYFSLSLHDKLELAFSQCLEKCRPNRTIYSIYLDSLVNAGNLDKAEEVFNQMLSDGAISVHTRSCNTILRGYLSSGEYVKAEKIYDLMCQKKYDIDSPLMEKLDYVLSLSRKVVKKPVSLKLSKEQREVLVGLLLGGLRIESDEERKNHMLRFEFSENSSTHSVLKRHIHDEYHEWLHPSCRQSEDSGDIPYRFCTISHSYFGFYADQFWPKGRPMIPKLIHRWLSPRALAYWYMYGGHRTSSGDILLKLKGNPESAEKVVKALKAKSFDCRVKQRGRVFWIGFLGSNSSWFWKLIEPYVLDDLKDILKAGLAISENNSPETQDNNYDSGFESDEMLSNSSDGNS